A window of the Nocardia sp. NBC_01329 genome harbors these coding sequences:
- a CDS encoding amidohydrolase family protein — translation MSELPKIISVDDHIVEPAHLWQTWLPKKYREHGPRVERRGIGEIRHVGGGRYEQTFDPDGPMADCWVFEDLVYIHKRHVAGVGFSREEMTMTPMTYDEMRPGCYDPAERTKDMLANHVDGSLSFPTFPRFCGQTFTENSDRELGLECIKAYNNYMVEEWCGDSNGVLIPLIIVPLWDAELAAAEVRRNAERGVHAVCFSEIPAHLGLPSIHSGFWDPFFLACEETSTTINMHIGSSSRMPATSADAPDGVAATLSFNNSMTSLADWLFSGKLVQFPDLKIAYSEGQIGWLPYLLERADTVWEEHRAWVGRDGITPEPPSEYFRRNVFGCFFKDYHGIASRDVIGIDNITFETDYPHTDSTWPESKAVAEKHLLGLSDEEKYKILRGNAIRMLNLDRV, via the coding sequence ATGTCAGAGCTCCCGAAAATCATCAGCGTCGACGATCACATAGTCGAGCCCGCTCATTTATGGCAGACCTGGCTGCCGAAGAAGTATCGCGAGCACGGTCCCCGCGTAGAGCGTCGTGGAATCGGCGAAATCCGACATGTCGGAGGCGGGCGATATGAACAGACGTTCGATCCCGACGGGCCGATGGCGGACTGCTGGGTATTCGAAGATCTCGTATATATTCATAAACGTCATGTCGCGGGGGTCGGGTTCAGTCGCGAGGAAATGACGATGACACCGATGACGTACGACGAGATGCGCCCCGGGTGCTACGACCCGGCCGAGCGGACTAAAGACATGCTCGCGAACCATGTCGACGGATCGCTCTCATTCCCGACCTTTCCCCGGTTCTGCGGACAGACGTTCACCGAGAACTCGGATAGGGAGTTGGGGCTGGAATGCATCAAGGCATACAACAACTACATGGTCGAGGAATGGTGTGGTGACAGCAACGGGGTGCTGATCCCGCTGATCATCGTGCCGCTGTGGGATGCCGAACTGGCGGCCGCCGAAGTCCGGCGCAATGCCGAACGAGGCGTCCATGCTGTCTGCTTCAGCGAAATTCCGGCCCATCTGGGCTTGCCGAGCATCCACAGTGGTTTCTGGGACCCGTTCTTCCTGGCCTGCGAAGAGACGTCCACCACGATCAACATGCATATCGGGTCCTCGTCGAGGATGCCTGCGACCTCGGCGGACGCACCGGACGGAGTCGCTGCCACGCTCTCCTTCAACAACTCCATGACATCGCTGGCAGACTGGCTCTTCTCCGGAAAGCTAGTCCAGTTTCCCGACCTGAAAATTGCCTATTCCGAGGGCCAGATCGGATGGCTGCCGTATCTCCTCGAACGCGCAGATACCGTCTGGGAAGAGCACAGGGCATGGGTAGGACGGGACGGAATCACTCCGGAACCGCCGTCCGAGTATTTTCGGCGTAACGTGTTCGGCTGCTTCTTCAAGGATTACCACGGAATAGCCTCACGTGATGTTATCGGAATAGATAACATCACATTCGAGACCGACTACCCACATACAGATTCCACATGGCCCGAGTCGAAAGCTGTTGCCGAGAAGCATCTGCTCGGGTTGAGTGACGAAGAGAAATACAAGATACTTCGAGGCAATGCTATCCGAATGTTGAACCTGGACCGGGTCTGA
- a CDS encoding TetR/AcrR family transcriptional regulator: MESLRDKHIEDTRRALLETAARLFAEREYVDLSAEELVRTAGLTRGALYHHFDGKKGLFEAVVDELEDRAAQRIRAAIDTATDPFERVDRSLEAFLDVCVEPDYRHIVLLQGPIALGWRRWREVDRRHLSNLVLEGARNLLDTGLIQPHPPELLASALYGALTEMSLTIAESDDIEKGRAEAAAVARALLSGLTADRPHG, translated from the coding sequence ATGGAGTCGCTGCGGGACAAGCACATCGAGGACACTCGCCGGGCGCTACTCGAGACCGCCGCCCGGCTGTTCGCCGAGCGGGAATATGTCGATCTCTCCGCCGAGGAGCTTGTGCGCACCGCCGGATTGACCCGAGGCGCGCTCTATCATCACTTCGACGGCAAGAAGGGGCTTTTCGAAGCGGTCGTCGACGAACTGGAAGACCGGGCAGCGCAACGCATCAGAGCCGCCATCGACACCGCGACGGACCCTTTCGAACGCGTCGACCGCAGTCTCGAGGCGTTCCTCGACGTCTGCGTGGAGCCCGACTACCGCCATATCGTGCTGCTGCAGGGCCCGATCGCACTGGGTTGGCGCCGATGGCGGGAAGTGGACCGGCGTCATCTCAGTAACCTGGTACTCGAGGGTGCGCGCAACCTGCTGGACACCGGCCTGATCCAGCCGCATCCGCCGGAACTGCTGGCCAGCGCCTTGTATGGCGCCCTGACCGAGATGTCACTGACCATCGCCGAATCCGACGACATCGAGAAGGGCCGGGCCGAGGCTGCCGCTGTGGCACGTGCGCTGCTGAGCGGTCTCACCGCCGACCGGCCACACGGATGA
- a CDS encoding ABC transporter permease produces the protein MGEIEMSQISESSTDRVLVRLPGRAEINSAGAIRRRRGIDATLAIGFPVLLLALWQLSSTVGWIDSRLYPAPTDIIRDGWELIKDGTLWPDIKITTMRVFYGFVIGAFVGVVVGLVMGSIRWIRKMLESTLDALYVVPKLALLPILLNIFGLGEGPKIALVATTVFFFVWISTMSAVISVPEGYREAAQCFGANRWDMFRHVLMPASLPQIFVAMRVGAGIAFLVIVAAEFIVGTDGLGYLIFNSRALFLNGHMFVGIVVVAIGGVIFTEIVRFIGRRLTKWAPHDGAATNA, from the coding sequence GTGGGAGAAATTGAGATGTCGCAGATTTCCGAGAGCTCTACCGATCGAGTATTGGTGCGATTACCAGGCCGAGCGGAAATAAACTCGGCCGGCGCGATTCGGCGCCGGCGAGGCATCGATGCAACGCTGGCAATCGGCTTCCCGGTGCTGCTGCTCGCGCTATGGCAGTTGTCGAGCACTGTGGGCTGGATAGACAGTCGCCTCTACCCGGCGCCTACGGACATCATCCGAGACGGCTGGGAGCTCATCAAAGATGGAACGCTCTGGCCTGATATCAAGATAACGACCATGCGGGTCTTCTACGGATTTGTCATCGGTGCGTTCGTCGGCGTTGTTGTCGGTCTCGTCATGGGTTCGATCCGCTGGATTCGAAAGATGCTCGAATCGACACTGGATGCGCTGTATGTGGTACCGAAACTCGCTCTTCTCCCGATTCTGTTGAATATATTCGGACTGGGCGAGGGGCCGAAAATAGCCCTGGTTGCCACTACCGTGTTCTTCTTTGTCTGGATCTCCACCATGTCGGCTGTTATTTCGGTTCCCGAGGGCTACCGAGAGGCTGCGCAGTGCTTCGGCGCCAACCGGTGGGACATGTTTCGGCATGTGCTCATGCCCGCTTCGCTACCGCAAATCTTCGTCGCGATGCGAGTGGGCGCCGGGATAGCTTTCCTGGTGATAGTCGCCGCTGAATTCATTGTGGGAACGGACGGGCTCGGATATCTGATATTCAACTCTCGCGCACTGTTCCTCAACGGCCACATGTTCGTCGGCATCGTTGTCGTCGCCATCGGTGGCGTGATCTTCACCGAGATCGTCCGATTCATCGGTCGACGGTTGACGAAATGGGCTCCGCACGACGGCGCTGCCACGAACGCCTGA
- a CDS encoding nuclear transport factor 2 family protein: MTIARSDSMAAELEVRDFLGRCALCADEGHAEEYRNFYSEDVVWETTGTRQVGIAEVVAAAVERRRAGISGPGSHTRHVITTLTVTVDGSKAQALSYVQFYRDAHATPILELIIRYSDKLCRGDGGWKITHRRITPG, translated from the coding sequence ATGACGATTGCGCGGTCGGACTCGATGGCGGCGGAACTGGAGGTTCGCGACTTCCTCGGCCGTTGCGCCCTCTGTGCCGATGAGGGCCACGCTGAGGAGTACCGGAACTTCTACAGCGAGGATGTGGTCTGGGAGACCACCGGCACACGGCAAGTCGGCATCGCCGAGGTGGTCGCTGCCGCAGTCGAGCGGCGCAGGGCAGGCATCAGTGGACCGGGCTCACACACACGCCATGTGATCACCACGCTCACCGTGACCGTCGACGGGTCGAAGGCGCAAGCGCTCAGTTATGTGCAGTTCTACCGCGACGCTCACGCCACACCGATACTGGAGCTGATTATTCGGTACTCCGACAAGCTCTGCCGTGGCGACGGCGGCTGGAAAATCACCCACCGCCGCATCACCCCCGGATAA
- a CDS encoding ABC transporter ATP-binding protein, with product MTTNSSIASGAREQDRTTETSSSSHPKIVANGVERSFGSGNGSVHALGPMDISIEEGEFVCIVGPSGCGKSTFLRIVAGLLPPSMGKVAVAAKSAHPASMIFQDYGIYPWKTVEANVRFGLDVQGVRKSEGRRRARLWLEKMRIAEFADVYPAQLSGGMRQRVSIARALASEPEILLMDEPFAALDAQLRTILQEELLELCQAERRTVLFVTHSLEEAIILGDRVVVMSARPGRILAERRSPFPRPRSAAVREAPEFAAFKAELWELLRDEVEAGQSSAGGRN from the coding sequence ATGACAACGAACAGCTCGATCGCTTCAGGGGCCCGAGAACAGGACCGTACCACCGAAACGTCCAGTAGTTCCCATCCAAAGATTGTCGCGAATGGTGTCGAACGGTCTTTCGGGTCGGGCAACGGGAGTGTCCATGCGCTCGGTCCGATGGATATCAGTATCGAGGAGGGCGAGTTCGTTTGCATCGTCGGTCCCTCTGGCTGTGGTAAGTCCACCTTCCTGAGAATAGTGGCCGGCCTGCTGCCACCTTCCATGGGAAAAGTTGCAGTCGCAGCGAAGTCGGCCCACCCGGCATCGATGATCTTCCAGGACTACGGAATCTACCCGTGGAAGACAGTCGAGGCGAACGTTCGTTTCGGTCTCGACGTCCAAGGAGTACGTAAATCGGAAGGCCGTAGACGAGCACGTCTATGGCTGGAGAAAATGAGAATAGCCGAGTTCGCCGATGTCTATCCAGCTCAGCTTTCCGGCGGCATGCGCCAGCGGGTTTCGATCGCTCGTGCCCTCGCATCCGAACCGGAAATCCTGTTGATGGATGAGCCATTCGCCGCGCTGGATGCTCAACTTCGCACGATCTTGCAGGAAGAACTGCTCGAGCTGTGTCAAGCCGAGCGCCGCACCGTTCTCTTTGTCACACATAGCCTCGAGGAGGCGATCATCCTCGGTGACAGGGTGGTGGTGATGAGCGCACGACCGGGACGAATCCTGGCGGAGCGACGCTCTCCGTTCCCTCGTCCCCGGTCCGCCGCTGTCCGCGAGGCTCCAGAGTTCGCGGCATTCAAGGCAGAGCTGTGGGAGCTGCTCCGCGATGAGGTCGAAGCGGGGCAAAGCTCCGCTGGTGGGAGAAATTGA
- a CDS encoding flavin monoamine oxidase family protein, which translates to MNQSVDVVIVGAGVAGLVAARDLVRAGHDVVVLEARDRVGGRLLNAELPGGAPIEVGGQWVGPTQHQAMALINELGLETHPTHTVGRHIAELGSSRSEYTGRIPTVNPLPLVDIAQTQLRLDRLGRQVSRTEPWRAERADVLDSQTFDTWLRRATHTAKGRAFFRLVTEAVFSTGPEDMSALWASFYFGAGGGLDAMIGVAGGAQQDRVVGGTQMIALALAEQLGDRVVLNSPVTEVDWDDARVRVRTGGAVVRARRAVIAVPPPLAARIRFVPGLPGDRDQLVQRMPMGRVIKVNIVYDEPFWRADGLSGQAISDRRPLGTVFDNTPPDGSPGVIVGFLEGRHADVGSRLDLTDRRARVIEDLVGYFGPRARTPIDYIEKDWAEEEYSRGCYGAFTAPGTLTRFGHALRPAIGPLHWAGTETATRWAGYIDGAAESGHRVALEIGLTLAPTTSTRDSV; encoded by the coding sequence ATGAACCAGTCAGTGGATGTCGTCATCGTCGGTGCGGGCGTAGCCGGCCTGGTGGCCGCGCGCGACCTGGTACGCGCCGGCCACGACGTGGTGGTGCTGGAAGCGCGGGACCGGGTGGGCGGGCGGTTACTCAACGCCGAGTTGCCCGGCGGTGCGCCCATCGAGGTCGGCGGCCAGTGGGTCGGCCCGACGCAGCACCAAGCGATGGCGTTGATCAATGAACTGGGCTTGGAGACTCATCCGACGCATACCGTCGGCCGCCACATCGCCGAACTCGGCTCGTCTCGTTCCGAGTACACCGGCCGGATCCCCACAGTGAACCCGCTGCCCCTGGTCGACATCGCCCAGACACAGTTGCGATTGGACCGTCTCGGACGGCAGGTGTCACGGACCGAACCGTGGCGGGCGGAGCGAGCCGACGTGTTGGATTCGCAAACCTTCGACACCTGGCTGCGCCGTGCCACCCACACCGCGAAAGGCCGAGCGTTCTTCCGCCTGGTCACCGAGGCGGTGTTCTCCACCGGACCCGAGGACATGTCGGCGCTGTGGGCGAGCTTCTATTTCGGTGCCGGCGGCGGGCTCGATGCCATGATCGGCGTCGCCGGCGGTGCCCAGCAGGACCGGGTAGTCGGTGGCACCCAGATGATCGCGCTGGCACTGGCCGAGCAGCTCGGTGACCGGGTGGTTCTCAACAGTCCCGTGACCGAGGTGGACTGGGACGATGCCCGGGTGCGTGTCCGTACCGGCGGGGCCGTGGTGCGGGCGCGTCGCGCGGTGATCGCGGTGCCGCCGCCGCTGGCCGCGCGCATCCGCTTCGTCCCCGGCCTGCCGGGCGACCGCGACCAGCTCGTCCAGCGGATGCCGATGGGCCGTGTCATCAAAGTCAACATCGTCTACGACGAACCGTTCTGGCGAGCCGACGGGTTGAGCGGCCAGGCCATCAGCGACCGGCGGCCGCTCGGGACGGTATTCGACAACACCCCGCCCGATGGGTCGCCCGGCGTGATCGTAGGTTTTCTGGAGGGCCGCCACGCCGACGTCGGCTCGCGCTTGGATCTCACCGACCGCCGCGCGCGGGTGATCGAAGATCTCGTCGGCTATTTCGGACCGCGTGCCCGTACGCCGATCGACTACATCGAGAAGGATTGGGCCGAAGAGGAATACAGCCGCGGCTGTTACGGTGCGTTCACCGCACCCGGCACCCTCACCCGGTTCGGGCACGCACTGCGACCCGCGATCGGCCCGTTGCACTGGGCGGGCACCGAAACAGCCACTCGCTGGGCGGGCTACATCGACGGCGCCGCCGAATCCGGTCACCGTGTCGCTCTGGAGATCGGCCTTACCCTGGCTCCCACCACGTCGACACGCGATTCCGTATGA